TCTATATGTGGTTTTGGTTTTTGATTCTGGTTCACTGTTTAAAATTTGTGTATGTGAATCTTCTACTGGATATGTGAATCAGTAAACACACTCATTTTGCTGTGGAAATTACGTAACACCTTTATGAAGCTCTTAGGCCCATAAGTGACTCTGTGACGGGTTTCGTTTAGCAGTGAGAGAATTCTATCTGACTACATGATTTCACTCTACAGCAGTGTATTTATTAAGCACGTGTATATATGGATGTGCTAGCTGCACATAAAGTCTATTACTTTTAATTGTTTTCTACATATATAAAGCATAAAACAAGCACGCAGCCacataaaaaaacatccaaaccaTGTTGTTCACTTTAAGTGTGCAGACTAAGCCTATCCACTTTGTATCTAATGTCAGCTTTAAGAAAGGTGCTGTCAtttgaaataataagaaaaatgctTGTGATGTTGCCAGGTTCCGAGAAGGAACTGACAGAATTGTGGAATGTAGACTAGCATCATGTTTGTATTTCTTGTAAATAAAAGTTTACTTCCTTATAGAACAAAAGCCTGGATGTAGGCCAATTTTCTGCATACCTGTTTACTTTTGCTAATTAATTCATGCAAGGTATCATATTTATATGCTGCCCtataaaagagacacacacacacacacacacacacacacatctggcaGGAATCATCTGCTCCAATCACTGAAATCATTCTATTCTACAAAGGTAAGTCCTTCTACCTCTGCTTTATTTACTCAAAGTGTTAATCGATAGCTACACATCAGttctgttgagttctggattgtgattgatcagaaggtgttgattaattttctataacagcagatagtaacagatcattcacagggacgtgtacagcggacgcttcacataaacagattcaaaaattgttgatatggtgacgttttctccagggtaaggagatgtttatgtaacatttatggaaggagtctccagtgtcagtgctttgtaacagtcagaggtaaagctgtaactttaagttttccgacatcttcaggacagaggagtttaaagagatataaataaagacaggctggtgagggaacgactgtttatagctgctataacataagtgacaacaggagctcacttgtttcactgacgttccacaacagATAAAACCtgtgacatgttgttctttaattaatataaattgtaaatgtttgtaaattgctgtggtataaaaggaataaaacacttggagacatgctgttataggaaaataatcaacttcagggtggtaacagtaattcatcacaccacctcatcgctcagtattttactgtaacatgtCAGTTAATGATGTAACAAGTTTGATAAATTATTTTGATGatcattgttttttatttcacagaGAAAAGCAATGAAGGCCTTCATTATGATGGTGAGCAGTTTTTCTTCTGCATTATTTCTTACCAGttattttctagtttttttgtttaaatttaacaaataacattttattatttaattaaaaaatgataaaatataaaatgtgttggTCGGCAGGGTGGTAGTGTTGCCAGTTTTGGGATTTCTGGAGTTTGATTTTGAGCTTCTGCCCCGAAAATCAAAATCagtatttcagattttttttgtacccGTCACTTAGTGTTATGGACATCAGTATGGTATATCTgtaacaatatataaataaataatatattatatattatttattataataagatattcttgttttaaatttttgtcATGAAGGAAGTAACTGTCACTTTCAGGAAAACTATTATAattttttgatgactcatcctgtacaaGTCTTTTGTTTGTCCAAATAAATGCTATATGTCCCACCCAcaggggcgtgtcttgctctacaggagaagcttgttattattaaacatgGTTCGTCTGTGTATTTTTAGCCATGCCTCTTCACACAAactattcccttttccaacCATCAGCTGGTGGAGAAAAAATGTTTAGAGTTTATTCATGTGGAAGAGTGAGGAGTTTGTGTGAGTTTGCTTTCATGTTTTACCAACTTGGAGGTGTTTAATGACGATGTGTTGCTACCTCAGACTGATGTAGTTTTTATACACCatctccatcagtaagagtcaggttttttaaatttattgacCCATCGGCAACACTGACGCTCACCCTCTCCTCAAACACGTACACCACAaatccagaacacacacaccatctcgcAGTCTAGGATATTGTTCTGGTGCATGAGGACAGGCGTGGGCAAAGGCACCATTGAGAAATCTtccacagctgaaaaaaaactCAGTTAAGAATTAATCTCTtcactgttctccatatttagctagtttgctaagCTACTGTCGGGTTTGTTTAGATTAGGCAGCAGTGTGGCATGGTGCATCTCAAACACCATTAGCCATTCTGTCAATCAATCAAGCACTTCAATAATCAAATCTCAGCTCTCAAGACATTTCATGGGGAATTTTAACAGATACTATACATATATTCTcatttaaatctctctctctctctctcagacatgCTGCTTGCTAGCTCTGTTTCTCCCCGTTCTCGTTGCTGCTGCTCCTGCGTATGTGCGTCTCCTGCCTCAGGACTGTCAGGAAATCTACAGGAGTGGTGTTAATAATAGTGGCGTGTACACCATCTACCCTTCAGACACCACCCCTGTAGAGGTGTACTGTGAGATGGGCTGCGCTGAGGATTCATCCCGAGGATGGACAgtaagagatttatttatttattttttacaatttcagACCTGCTGACCCAGAAGAGGAATGATTTGTCATAaaaacacagttaaaaaaaactatgttaCATATTCCCTGGCCAGCACACGACgccatttttaaccattttcagCAAAACACTTTCGGTGACATTCctaataaattttaaacttactTAATattcctaataataaataaactcatactaactatatatgtgtgtaatgttagctaagtggaacacacactgactttgtTTCTCAGCCACTAAACATAGCAGAAATCATACCTGGAAGGATGCAGGGGGAAGATATTAATCTACACAAGCTCTGCTTTTCTCTGTGTAATATCTATAATCCTTTCATTGGCACGGACTGTACTCTAGACCACAGTGTAGAGAGGAACCACAGTGAGCCTCACCCTGGCTCAGCAGAAGGACCTAGAACTGCTGTACAGGACCACAACCTAGATGTGTGCAGGGAAATTTTTCCTACAGACAGACGGTACACCTGTCTGAAATCTGCTCCTGAGAAGATCCTTACAGCAAGGTTAGACAGGTTTTCCACTTAGAAGTTCAACAGAGGCAGGTTATTTTCTGcctaaaaaaaaaggagaccTCGGCTCTTTAAAAAAGTGCCATCCTGTCCCTCTCCTTGGGTCAGAGTATACGATTTTATCAAAAAGAAACTGTCTCAACATTTTTTTAGCTCCATTAATTCATGAACATCTGTCATACTTCATCCCAGAACACtcaattttttattctttttctggTGCAGGACCTGTTACACCTCACCAAACTGTACaaactattcaattcaattcaattttatttgtatagcatttttaacaatggacattgtcacaaagcagctttagagaaataaatggattcacaaaaatatattgtaaatatttgaattacaAACTAAATGTTGGACTTGGCTCGCTAGACCAACAAAAGGCGTTTGACAGAGTGGACCATGcctaacattttttaaagaccTTAGCACATGTCAGTGTGGAATCAGCATGTTCCTGTATTCTGAGGAAATACTGAACAAATATTTGGATCTATAAACTCATCTCCTACAATTTGGAAATGTGATCTTGATTTCCAGACTTCCTATTTGCACAGACTTCTAAACATGTTCTGAGTGTGGACTATCTAATTACATTGACTTTGAAAATGAGAAATGGAGCCTGAATGGTGTGGTTTGTAAATacgtaaaaatgtaaaataaacatgtcaGACCGATGAATTAAAGGCATCTTGAAAGTCaaagtttttctctctctctctctctctctctgtctctctcaggtgATTCAGAGGAGAATAGACGGCAGTGTGAATTTCTACAGGCGTTGGAATCAGTACAGGAATGGCTTTGGGAATAAGAGTGGAGAATACTGGCTGGGTGAGGTTATTTTTTTATCactgattatatgtttttagtATTTTGCACTGTTCTCATCTTCATACAGTTCTACAGTTAAGTTCCTCCTGATGTTGCTCCTGCTGTTCAGTGTAGTTACCTGTGTTTATTGCATTCTGGGTCACTTGTTGTATTTGTAGAAGTGTAAGTGTCATGTCAGTCCCTCGCTCAGTCCACACCTGATTTGTCTCAGCTGTGTGGCCGTACTTGCTACAGGAAGGAGAAAAGGGCATCTGCACACTTTGAATTTAATCTGTTCTGTATTCGATTATAAAGTTAAGAGGAGGTGAATTTACATTTCTggccatttttttgttttgtgagagacattaattaatgaataagcCTAGCTCTAGAGCTGTTTAAGTTATCAAATTCTATGGGAACTCCCACTGACAACCACACCCCTTCTCAGGTACGCCCCCATCACCAACACCCACTAAACCCCTCTCTCAGCCAAGCCAAACTCCCCGATGACTAATTACACTCACAGTTCACCTTCAcagtttcatttataaatatgtgtgtaacTCATATTGCTGTACATTGTTAATTCTTTGTggattatgattttaaataaagtgcacagtgtatagaaAGGGGGGTTTTGAGATTTAAGTGGATTTCTATGGAGGTTACACTTGAAAGTGCAAAAAGAATACAGATAAAGCATAAAACAAGAGCAGAGTGACACGTGAGGTGGAATTCGATGCTTCATTATACTCACACTGGACATCTGCAGGTTTGGAGAACCTCTACATGATGACCCACAACAAGCTGTATGAGCTGAAAGTGGACCTGGAGGACTTTGATGGATTGACAGCATCCGCTCTCTACACAACTTTCTCTGTAGGCCCTGAAATGAACGGCTATGTGCTCCAAGTTGGTGGCTTTGTAGAAAAAGGAGCAGGTGAGAGATCTGATGTTAGTCAATGTTTGTGTGCAAATACGTGTGTATgagtttttatttcaaatatgtgtacaatgtgtgtagTAAAAAAATGCTTCTGATTGCAGGTGATGCGCTGAGTTATCACAGTGGACAGAGATTCTCCACTTTCGATAATGAACAGAATCCTTATGGCTGTGCTAAATCATACCTCGGGGGGTTTTGGTACTATGCTTGCCACTATGCAAACCCCAATGGTTTCTATCTGGGGAGACAGGACAGCACTTATTTTGCCATTGGTAATGTGTGGTATCAGTGGAGAGGCTATTATTATGGCCTTAAGTCCATCACTATGAAAATCAGGCCTGTGTCTTAAACTTGCAATGCAAAAGCCAGGATATTTCCACCCTGGAAATAGAACAACACTGTTAGCTGTGATTTTCTAGGTTACCAGAGTCATTCTGTTAGTTAGGACCAATTATGTAATTCTCTCCTCTATATAGGTAAACCACGTATGTCTTTAATCAAGTgcattctaaaaaataaataataaatccctacttttatctttttctttgttcaagtccagaaaataaaatgtgttttgggtATTGTATTACTTTCTTAACCATGTAATTGGTAATGAATTCTCTTGTGGATAttaaatttcagttttagtTTAAATATGgtagttgttttttatttgtgcaTATTTTAGCAAGGCTTCTTCTGTTCTGATCAGCAAAAGGATGGAGTTGGATGGAGTATATGTATATGCCTCAGGCTGCGAGAGTGTTTTTGTCAAACATCATGAATTTTAAGAGCAGCTGTTATTAACCTGCTATTGATGTACAAGTAATAGGCTGCTGTTTGCAGAAATGTAAGCTTTGCTAAATGTTACATAGCAGCTCAAAGATCGTGGCTTTTCCATAGAGAAGAAGACACAAGACACACCACACTGAGATCTTAGTTCAGCTGAAGGTCACTATAATCTCATCCAACTATGAGGTTGTTAAGAATTCCCGCGTCAGTGTATGGCAAACTCCCTAGTGCGGCAAACACTACAATTTCCTGTTTTGATGCTCCTCTGGTTTGCTTCCTGGTTCTGTCTTCGCCACTGTCCTGCCCTTTGCCTGTCGCATCATGTATGCACCTGTTCTAATTTAGCCTTTGATTATCGTGTGTATTTATACCTTTTGGTGATGGGTCTTGTTCTGATCGTGTGTTTGTGAACAAGtctttgttttcttcctctctggGTTCTGTTTCCTGGTTTAGACCCTCAtccatttttctcatttctgaccAGGGATATGGCTCATTTGTTAATTTTAAGAGGCATTACTAAGTTTATTAATCATCTACCGAAGTTATCGCACATAACATTGGTAAACATGACATAGTTTATTACGTATTGGGGTGATTGTATAGAAGGATAGTGGGTTAAGAGAGGTCCCATATAATTATTCAAGAGACCATAATACCTGAACCCGAATGTCTAGAAGAGCTCAGGTCACCCCTGGGAGGGAAGAGGGTGCTACACATTGTTCTTACAAAGCAGCACTCTGTGCAAAAATAAGATTGTTATTATGGAGGGTTTGTTGAATTTTGTCATTCCCAAAATTCTCTGTGTGAATTTCCTGTGTGATCTGTATCTACAGTATGAAAATGATCTAACCTCAGTATCTCCATCATAGAGCCATTTCTCATCTGAATCCTGTAGTTTATTCTCACataggtccagttctctcaggctATTTGGACCAATCCCTAAGTCGCTTAATTTTGCGGGGTTACAATAGTAATTCCATAAAATCCTACagacattcaaccactcgttcttcaGCTATCACACTAATAAGAATCttggacagacagaaaaacagacacacgGACAACCCGAAAATACAATTCCTTCACCACTTTCAACAAAATATCCAGAACAAATTCCTTATAAACATGTCTTGTATTGTCTAATCGAAACATACAACAGCACATAACTCTAAATTAAGTCCTGAGAGTTTCAGtggaattatataaatattatatatttttttacggTGAACTGGGTCCCTCATGAAAAACTGTAAGAACTCCTCAACATTCGAGTGTGCTTCTATAATAGTGCTCTGAACAGAAATTGTTCTTTTACTAAAATAGCAGACAGATCAATTCAGACACAACACATTACCACCTGCTCAAATGTGTTTTCTTCATACTTGTGTTGTGCCACACCTGAATATGACATCATACCACCTAACAAACTGATAAGCACATTTATAAGGTTTATGGTGGTAGGACACAACCGGTTAACCAGTTTGTTCACATTTTGTGGAAAAGGGtcagtttacacagaaatgcatccaatctaattgggaggaacttcatcatgcagcaagacaacgacccaaaacacactgcaacacaacaaaggacttcatcaggggaagaagtggaaggttttagactggccaagtccatcaattcaattcaattcatttttatttgtatagcgcttttttacaaaggtcattgtctcaaagcagctttacacaaacaaaagtaaagtgaagtgtgtgtgtgtgtgccgtctctgatgagcaagcagggcgacggtggcaaggaaaaactccctgagatggtgataggaagaaaccttgagaggaaccaggctcaacagagaacccatcctcatatgggtttacactgtagtgtgcgtgtgtgtgagtacaatgtgtgttggtgtagtccatagaaaacagctgaagcgttttcgtggcagtatgaagcattgccggtggacaggtccagagtgaaggggggggggtctggatcaccggcagctcaggagtgatgctcatctggtccagagcgtagtggggtctggatcaccggcagctcaggagtgtagctcggcagaaggagaaggaaagtggttaggtacactcacagtcaccgtgtggagataaaactcaacatccgcgagtcccccagatctactcctttgataaaaacactagtcgctaaatgctaggttaaataaataagtcttcaacctcgacttaaacactgagaccgtgtctgcttcacgtacattaactgggagactattaaataattttggggcttggtaagagaaagctctgccccctgccgtggttttggcaatgcgtggtactgatagacagcctgcatccttagagcgaagtaggcgtggcggaacgtaaggtactaacatatcgcttaaatactgcggagcgagaccgtttaatgctttataggttaggagtaatattttaaaatcgatgcggaatcttactgggagccagtgtaatgtagataagactggcgtgatatgctcatacttcctagtcctagtcaggaccctcgctgctgcgttctgaactatctgaagcttatttatgcatctagacgaacatccagatagtaaagcattacagtaatctaatctggacgtgataaatgcatggactagtttttcagcatcacttagcgaaagtatatttctaatcttagcgatatttctgaggtggaaaaatgctaacctgcttacattatctacatgcgcctcaaatgagagattagagtctataatcacgccgagatcttttactgttagactacttgaaacagagagaccatctaaagtaacagtgtgatctctaaacttacttctagcggcttgtggtcccagtaccagaacctctgttttttctgggtttagcaggagaaagttgcttagcatccagtctcttatgtctatcgcacatgcctcaactttctttaactggctattctcatctggcctagctgagacgtataactgtgtgtcatcagcataacaatggaagctaatattatgtttacggattatgttacctaaagggagcatgtataacgtgaaaagcagtgggcctaagactgaaccctgcggaacgccatattctactcgataacgtgctgagtggtcaccgtttacatctacaaactgataacgatcggttaaataagatctaaaccagtcgagggctgagcccttaattcctacgaccttttccagtctgtgaagaaggatattatggtcgatagtgtcgaacaCTGagctaaggtcgagtaaaatgaatagactaatgcaaccccaatcagaggctaatagcaagtcattgactactttgactaatgctgtctctgtgctgtggtggggcctgaaacctgactgatattatagatattattactttgtagatatgaaattagctgctgcgctactactttctctagtattttagatagaaagggaaggtttgaaatcggcctatagttagttaagtcgttagggtcaaggtctggtttcttcactagtggtttaataacagctaatttaagtgattttggaacgtacccattgctcagtgaggagttaactattttaagcaggggttcacttacggttccaactatttgcttaagaagacgtgttggtaccggatctaatagacaggttgatgatttagcagaagagatgagcgagattaaatcattctcttcaagaggagtaaaactttctaagctctgacctatggttagtctatcctcccagtctattgtataatttggactttgggcctgtatcttctgcctaatgtttttaattttgctatcaaagaatttcatgaaatcgttacttttgtatgctgttattgtggagatttctgtcgatgtcttattcctagttaattctgctatggtgttaaataagaatttaggattacttttattattttctataagcgttgatacgtaagtggacctagcttgccttagagcttttttataggctaaaatactgtctttccatgctattttaaatgctaggagTTTGGTCTGGTGCCATTTACGCTCTAGCTTTCGGGCGTTCTGTTTTAGAGAGCGGGTGTCGTCACTATACCACGGAGcgagtttcttatctttaattgtttttcttctaagtggCGCTACATTATCTAAGGTACAGCGGAATGTCGACTCTAAAAATTCTGTCGCCTGTTCGAGTTCTAAAGGGTCTGATGGTGACCCTATACTAGCGGATAATTCTGGTAggtgattaataaagctctgcgCGGTCGCAGGTGTTATTGTACGGCTAATTCGGTAGCGCGgttctgtgtgtacaatgctactgtggcacacacaaaacgaaatcagactgtgatctgatattgCCTCAGACTGCGGGATTATCACTATATCGGTTATATTAACTCcaaaagataatattaagtctaacgtatgacctgctttatgtgtggatcctacaacacactgattgactCCCAATGAGTCAAGTATGGATGTAAACGCTATCTTCAGCGGGTTGCctatattctcaaaatgaatgttaaagtctccGGTAATTAACGCTCGGTCCACAGAAACAACTAGGTTTGATaggaaatctgtaaattcactaagaaattcagagtacggtcctgggggtctgtagataataactaacggaagggactgtgatgacttatcattagcgactgcacttatgttactataaagtgcttcaaatgaattaaagttttgtcctagtttctgtacgatggtcagattatccttatgaataactgcgacgcctcctcctctaccggttaaacgaggctgatgtatgtagctataagcgggcggactagcttcatttaatgcaacataATTGTTCTGCCTAATCCACGTTTCCGTTAAACACAACGCGTCATACTCCTGGTCCGTGATCAGTTCATTAACTAAGAGCGTTTTAGACTCAAGAGATCTGATATTTAGCAAACCTAGCTTTAGAGTAGAGGTGCAGGCTGCGCTCTCAGTATTATTATCTAATGtaggtatgtttattaaattgctaaaacagactttagtctttcttaattttaatacagcacggggaacagacacagtctcaatgctATGTACCCTAGGTGACGACTCtaggcagctagcagacggttggGTTAAGCCAATTGTATCAGTCTGGTGAGTTGAACAGTAGCCATTATAATTGCAATCTAAGGTATGGCTTACcaatcagcagaccttaacccaactgagcagcatttcacctcctgaagaggagactgaaagagagaaactCCCCGAAACAatcaacaactgaaagaagctgcgctacaagcctggaaaagcatcacaaaagatgaatacaacagtttggtgatgtcagtgggtcactggcttgatgcagttattgcaagcaagagatatgcaaccaaatattaagtattgTTTACTTTAAGGCTATGTGTCAATGGTGCCCagctagctcagttggtagCGGATGGGACTCTTGATTTCAGGATCTTGGGTTTGAGCCCCATACTGGgcaccaaccccagccactggggttgcacaggCTAGTGTCaactcagtgccggtcccaagcccagataaatgGGGAGGTTTggatcaggaagggcatccagcgtaaaacctgtgccaaatcaatatgtGGACAATGGAAGGTGATCTGCTCTGGCGGCACCTAACAGGAACAACAAGAAGACTGTctgtgccaatacttttactCACCTAAATATTGGGGgatctgccaccaaaggtgctacactatatggtgaaacgtttgcggacacctgaccatcacattcatatgtgcttgttgaacatctcattccagattttattatttatatttgctgttataaagagctccactcttctgggaagctttccactagattttggagcgtggctgtggggatttgtgtttattcagctacaagagcattagtgaggtcaggcactgatgtcaggtgagaagcCCTGcggcacagtcagcattccaattcgtCCCAAAGGTCTTcagtggcattgtcatgctggaacaggtttgggcctctatgttccagtgaaggtaaaattgtaatgctacagcacacagagacattctatataattgagtggttccaattttgtggcagcagtttgaggaagacccacatatgggtgtgatggtcaggtgtccacaaacttttggacatattGTGTATGTTCCAagttttttaacacatctagatgtaaatatcagcaaatgaaagctgaatcattgagatcatattttccccagttctgatggttgatgtgaacattacccgatgctgctggcccatatctgcatgattttatacattgcactgctaccacacgattggctgattaaataatcACCTGAATGAGcaggcgtacaggtgttcctaataaattgttTGGGTGAGTGTATTTtgtgaggagcagtattaagtccggCGCCACTATCTGACAGTTTGCTGTAAGCACAATATGTCATGCTAAaactgtatctctgtgtgtatctactGTCAGCTTTATGGGTGAATAGACTTGAAATGTATTGTCATTTCAAATCAAAAGAATGCTTGTGATGCTTTTGGTGTGGATTGGAATGTAGACTAGCACCATGTTCACGTTTCTTGTAAATACAAAGTTACTTCCTTATAGACTGAACGTAAATGTGCATATTTTAGAAACAAAAAACTTGTATGTACAGCAGTTTTCTGCATAGCTGTGTTCTTGTGTAGGTTACCATAATGACGTCATGTAGCTACCGtataaaagagacacacacatgtggcAGGGACACATCAACTCCACATCAGCAGAATTGGCTACAAGCAGACTGATCCTCTACATTAAATTCTACACAGGCAAGTCCTTCCTCCACTTTATTTTCTCAGAATAATTCATATCAACTTCTTTAACATTTTCTTGACCAAATATCCTTGCTACAAGATGTCAATAAATGACTTAAGAAATTTGACAAATCCTTTTGATGAttgttgcattttcttttgcagagaaaaaaatgagggCCTTCATTATAATGGTGAGAAGTTTTGTACTGTATTCTTTCTTATCAGTTCTTTTCTACTTGTTCTCTATTTTGTTTCAATTagataactttttaaaaaaaataattagttaattaataaaatataaaacataatttgGCAGCAGGGTGGTagcatataaacaaaataatcaaaataatgacatcaaGAGTTTAGTAATGGAGCGTtgatctctctcttcctctgtgcATCTACTGAGTGTGGTGGGGACGTGTGGAGAACTTTCTGACATTTTGCCAACTTACTAACTTTCtacctgtttctcttttttttcattttcttgaatCAAATCATAAAGGTCACAGTTATCCAGTACATGAGGTACAGTAGCTGTAAACAGTTGAAAGCAGGTGAGAGTGAGCAGGACACCATGGCCTCACAGGTCGGTGGGAAgatgctgtctgtctcactctctctctccggcaTGGCATCaggtgtgtgctggagtgtaGGGCGCTGGTGGAGGAGATGCTGTTGTTGTCGGGAGTGCAGGTCGGGTGTGGCAATATCTACTCAGCCTGCGACATGAAAAAAGCATTTGTGGTGTTCCTGAAAAGGCAAAAtctcattaacacactgatTGAAAGAGGAATGAAAATGATTCCATTCGGCAGTGAAGCATGTCCTGTCTTTTCCTA
This Pangasianodon hypophthalmus isolate fPanHyp1 chromosome 26, fPanHyp1.pri, whole genome shotgun sequence DNA region includes the following protein-coding sequences:
- the LOC113525123 gene encoding microfibril-associated glycoprotein 4-like, producing the protein MKAFIMMTCCLLALFLPVLVAAAPAYVRLLPQDCQEIYRSGVNNSGVYTIYPSDTTPVEVYCEMGCAEDSSRGWTVIQRRIDGSVNFYRRWNQYRNGFGNKSGEYWLGLENLYMMTHNKLYELKVDLEDFDGLTASALYTTFSVGPEMNGYVLQVGGFVEKGAGDALSYHSGQRFSTFDNEQNPYGCAKSYLGGFWYYACHYANPNGFYLGRQDSTYFAIGNVWYQWRGYYYGLKSITMKIRPVS